The Quatrionicoccus australiensis nucleotide sequence GTGTAGGCGGTCTGCATGGCGGCCTTGGCGTGGCCGAGGGCGACGTGGCCGATCTCGTGGCCGATCACGCCGCGCACTTCGTCGTCGTTCATCAGCGTCAGCAGGCCGCTATAGACGCGCACGCAGCCGTTGTTCATGGCCCAGGCATTGACGTCCTTGGTCACGTATACCTTGTAGTTGATGGCCGTGCCGTTCACTTCGCCCGGCATGCCCTTGACGATTTTGGCCAGGCGCAGGGCTTCCTTGCTCTTCGGGGCGGCGACCTTGGCTTCGGCGTCGAGCGCGGCACAGGACTTGTCGGACAGTTCCTTGACTTCGGCGTCGCTCAGCGTGGCAGCCTTGAAGGCGGCGCTGGCCAGGCCGGTCGTCTTGTCCGAGTTCATGACCGTGTTGGCGTTGCCGTTGCAGGCGGCGACAAGAATGACGATGCTGGCGGTGCTGACGGCCGCTTTCAAGCTGGCGGCGTTGAATTGATATGGTTTATGCATGGCCTTACCCTGTTCCGGAGTTGGAGAAGCCCCTCGGGAGAGCAATTCGGGGGGCGAAGAAGGCCGGGACTATGCGCTTTGGATGCGGATCGGTCAAGCAAATGGCATTTTTTCAGCGCTCCGCAGGTCGTGGCGCCGGTTCGGGCGAGCCGCTAACTGTGCCGGCGGATGCCTATGCCCGCATTAGGCGTTCGGCCGCCGTGACGCCGCGGTCAAGCGCCTCCTCGAACAATGAAAACCCCGACAGGTCGGCGTGTGCCAGTGCAATACGCGGGCTGCGAAAACCGGCCAGTTTTTCGCGTTGACCGCTGAACAGGCTGCCCGGCGTCGGGCGGCGCATGGCGTGGCCGTTGCGGAAGATGTCGAGGCGGGTGGTCTGGCGGCGGATGTCGGGGTGTACCCGTTCGAGTTCGGCGAGGATGCCTTCGGCCCAGGTTTCGCGCGGCGTTTCGAGCAGCAGGCGGCGCCCGGCGGCCGGCGCCATGTCATGCAGGGCGCGGTAGTAAGTGAATACCGTGCCGCGCTGCTGGCGGCGGATCAACTGGTGGGTGGCGACGATGTAGCCGAGGCCGGGGCTGTCGTGGAGCACGTTGTCCCAGGCCAGCGGCGCGCCGTGGCGTTCTTCCGGGAAATCGGCAAGATGCAGGTTGGCGGTCAGCCAGGGCGAGTATTCGCCGGTCTGTGCTGCGCTTTTCAGATCGCCCGGCATGTCCGGCCAGACGCGCGGCAGGATGAAGGCCGGCGCCGCCCAGATCAGTTGGCGTGCCTGATAGCGGATGCTTTTATCGTTTTCCAGCACGTCGACCGTCAGGCCGTGCTTGTCTTCCATGATGCGCCAGACCAGGCTGTTGCTGCGGATGCGTTCGCCCGCGCTGGCCGCCAGGCCGCGCGCCAGCCAGGCGTTGCCTTCGGGCGCGGTGAGCACGGCATCGGGGGCGGCGTTGGCCGCTTCGCCGTTGCGGCAGGCAAAGTAGTGCAGGCCGGCCCAGGCCGAGGTTTGCCGGTAGTCGCTGCCGTAATCGTCGCGGCAGGCGTAGTTGGCCAGCCAATGCAGGCTGGGGGCGGTGTAGCCGTTGGCGTTCAGCCACTGACTGAACGGTATGCGGTCGAGGGCGAGCCAGTCGGCATCGCGGCTGGACAAGGCCATCGGCAGCGCAAACCGACGTCGGCCGTCTTTGCCGCGCGCCTGCTTGAGTTCCTGCATGTGCGCGTGAAAGCGCTGCTGCTGTTCGCGTTCGCCGGCGTCAAGGCCGCGTTGCGGCAGCAGGCCTTCCTGCCACAGGCCGTTGCGGTAGATGCGCTCCTGCGGCGTGGCGCACAGGTAGCGCTCGTCGTAGACCGGTTTGACGGCGCCCGGGTCGCCTTGCAGGACGCCGAGTTCGGCGAGCAGTTCGCGCACGTCGCGCGCTTCGGGGCCGGGCAGTGGCAGATAGTGGGCGCCCCAGGGATAGGCGACGAGCGGACTGTGGCCGGCGCGCGAATTGCCGCCGGCTTCGCTTTCCATTTCGAGCACCAGGAAGTCGTCGACCGCTGCGCGCGCCAGTTTCCTGGCGGCAGACAGGCCGGAAATGCCGCCGCCGACAATCAGTGTGCCGGTATGGCGGATTGCGTCGGGGGCGGGAAAGTTGCCGGCAAGCAGGCGGTGACCGAGGGTTTGCGTCATGCCGAAGGTTTCGCCCGGCGGCAGTGCCGGTTTGCCGGCCGGGGCGCAGCCGGCGAGGGCGCCGGCACCCAGGGTGCAGAGAAAGTCGCGGCGGCTGAAGCCGCCACGGGCTGCAACTGGCTTAGTCAAATTTCCTGAGCGACAGGCTGACCGAGAGCTGTGCGCCGAGCCAGCCGAGGAAGGCACCGGCACCGGTCAACACGCCAATTGCGGCAAATCCTGGCGCACGCAGGCTGAAGCTGGCGCCATAAAGACCGGCCAGATCGCCGACCGGGCCGGCCAGCAGGCGCAGCGCGCCGATCACCAGCAGCGCCGCCAGCAGGCCGCCAAGCGCACCCTGCAGGGCGCCGAAATAATAGAAGGGGCGGCGAATGAAGGCGTCGGTGGCGCCGATCATGCGGGCAACCTCGATTTCGGCGGCCTGGGCCATGACCTGCAGGCGGATGGTATTGAAGGTGACGGCAACCAGACCGGCGCCGAAGATGCCGGCGAGCATCCACAGCGCCAGCTTGCCGAGCTTGAGGAAGGCATCGAAACGCTTGACCCAGGCCGAATCGAGCTGGACATGGGCAACCTTGGGCCAGCCGGTGATTTCGCGGCGCAGGATTTCGAGTTTTTCCGGTTCGGTATTGGCCGGCTCGATGATGAAGGCGTCGGGTAGCGGATTGCGCGGCAGGCTGGCGACGATGTCGGCCATGCCTTCACTGGTCTGCATGCGCTTCAGGGCTTCTTCCTTGGGCACGAAACGCCAGGTGCTGTTCGGGGCCTGGCGCAGGCGGGTGGAAATTTCATCGACGTCCTTCTTGCTCGCATCGATCTGCATGAACAGGCTGATCTGCTGCACGCCGGAAGCGTTGCGGCCGAGGTCGCGCAGGTTGTCGAGCAGGACGTAGCCGAAGCCGGGCAGGGTCAGTGCGATGCCGATGACGAGCAGAGAAAGCAGCGTGTTGAGCGGCGTCGACCAGAGGCGGCGCAGGGCCGAGCTGAGGGCCGCCTGGTGCTGGGATAGCCAGGCGTTCATGCGACGACCCTCCCGTGGTCGAGGCGCAGCACGTTCGGATGGTAGCGCTCGACCCAGCTTTGATCGTGGGTGGCGACGACGACGGTGACGCCGACCTGGTGGAAGGCCGAGAAAATTTCGAGGATGTCGCGGGCCGATTCAGCATCGAGATTGCCGGTCGGTTCGTCGGCGAGCAGGATGGTTGGGCGATTGACCACGGCGCGGGCGATTGCCAGGCGCTGTTGTTCACCGCCGGAAAGGGCAATCGGCATCGCCTTTTCGCGGGCGAGCAGGCCGACCTTGTCGAGTGCGGCGCGGGCGCGGCGGACGGCCTCGCGATGCGGCAGGCCGACGATCTGCAGCGGCAGCAACACGTTGTCGAGGGCGCTGCGGTCAAACAGCAGCTTCTGGTCCTGGAAGACCAGGCCGAAGTTGCGCCGCAGGTAGGGAATGGCGCTGCGGCGCAGGGCCGACAGGTTCTGGCCATTGACGACCAGGCTGCCCGAGGTCGGGCGCTCGACCGAAGCCAGCAGCTTGACCAGCGTTGTCTTGCCGGCACCGGAGTGGCCGGTGATCAGCGTCATCTGGCCGGCCGAAATTTCGAAGCTGACTTCGCGCAGCGCTTCGTGGCCGCCGGGGTAACGCTTGGAAAGATTGCTGGCGAGAATCATTTTTTAGTTGTTAGCTATTAGATGTTAGGGGTTTGAGCTAAAGGCTTACTCGATCCTCTATCTTGGCAGCTCGATCCTACTCAAACAGCGCCTCGACAAAATCCCTGGCCGAGAAGGGGCGCAGGTCGTCGATCTGTTCGCCGACGCCAATGAAACGGATTGGCTTCGGGCACTGACGGGCGATGGCGGCGACCACGCCGCCCTTGGCCGAGCCGTCGAGCTTGGTCAGGACGAGGCCGGTGACGTTGATCGCCTTGTCGAAGGCCTTGACCTGCTGCAGCGCATTCTGGCCGATGTTGGCGTCGAGCACGAGCAGGGTTTCGTGCGGGCCGCTCGGTTCGACCTTCTGGATGACGCGGCGCACCTTGGCGATTTCTTCCATCAGGTGCAGCTGGGTCGGCAGGCGGCCGGCGGTGTCGGCGAGCACGACGTCAATGCCGCGCGCCTTGGCCGCGGAGATGGCGTCGAAGACGACGGCGGCCGGGTCACCGTTGTCCTGGGCGATGACCGTGACGTTGTTGCGTTCGCCCCAGGTTTCGAGCTGTTCGCGCGCGGCGGCGCGGAAGGTGTCGCCGGCGGCGAGCAGCACGCTCTTGCCCTGGTTCTGGAAGTATTTGGCGAGTTTACCGATCGAGGTCGTCTTGCCGGCGCCATTGACGCCGGCGATCATGATGACGAAGGGCTTGTGCGTGCCGACGTCGAGCGGTTGCTCGAGCGGCTGCAGCGTGGCGAGCAGGGCGTTGGCTAGGGCCTGCTGGATGGCGTCCGGCGTGTCCAGCTTGTCGCGTTTGGCGGCTTTTTTCAGTTCGTCGAGCAGGTGCTGCGTCGCCTCGACGCCGCAGTCGCTGGTCAGGAGCAGGGTTTCGAGTTCTTCGAGGAGTTCGTCGTCGACCTTGCCGCGGGCGAAGATGGACTTGAGCTTGCCCCCCAGTTGGGCCCGTGTCTTGGCCAGGCCCTTGAACAGGCGTTCGCGCCAGGATGGGGCGGCTTCCGCCGGGGCCGGTGCGTCGGCCTTGGTTTCGGGAGCGGATTTTTTCAGGAAACTGAACATGGGGGAAGTGGTCTCAAGCCTTGCTGACAGGCGGGCGGCAAGCCGTTAAGATGCCGTCCGATCGATGCGGAATCAGCGTCCGATTTTAGCAGAAAGACCTCACAGAAAGCCCCGCAATCCCATGCGTATGCAACAACTTCTCCCCTTTTTGCTGGCGCCGTGGCTGTTGACCGCTGCGCATGCCAACCCCTTCGAGACGACGCTGCAAAACGGCCTGCGCATCATCGTCAAGGAAGACCATCGGGCGCCGACCGCGGTGCAGATGGTCTGGTACCGGGTGGGTAGCATCGACGAGGTGGATGGCGCATCGGGCGTCGCGCACGTGCTCGAGCACATGATGTTCAAGGGCACGCCCAGCGTCGGGCCGGGCGAGTTCAACAAACGGGTCGCCGCTGCCGGCGGCAAGGACAATGCCTTCACCAGCCGCGACTACACGGCCTATTTCCAGCAGGTGCCGAAGGAAAAACTGGCCGACGTGATGCAGCTCGAAGCCGACCGCATGCGCCACCTCAATGTCGACGCCAGGGAGTTCGCGCAGGAAATCAAGGTGGTCATGGAAGAGCGTCGCATGCGTACCGACGATGCGCCGGAAGCCAAGCTCTTCGAACAGATGAATGCGGTCGCCTTCCAGGCGCATCCCTATCGCCGGCCGGTGATCGGCTGGATGAGCGACCTTGAGCAAATGAGCGCGGCCGACGCCAGGGCCTGGTACGACACCTGGTATGTGCCCAACAACGCCTACGTGGTGATCTCCGGCGACGTCGAGCATGCCGAGGTGTTTGCTCTTGCCGAGCAGTATTACGGCAGCCTTGAAGGGCGCGATCTGCCGCGCCGCAAGTCGCAGATCGAACCGCAGCAGGAGGGCGAACGGCGGATCACGGTCAAGGCGCCGGCCGAACTGCCCGTCCTGATCATGGGTTACAAGGCGCCGGTGTTGCGCGATGTCGAGAAGGAAAGCGAGCCTTACGCGCTGGAAATGCTGGCTTCCGTGCTCGATGGCCACGATGCGGCGCGCTTCAACAAGAAACTGGTGCGCGAGGACAAGGTCGCGCTCGAGATCGGCATCGAATACGAAGCCACGGCGCGCGGTCCGGGCATGTTCTATTTTTCCGGCACGCCGTCCGAAGGGCATACGGTGGCCGATCTCGAAGCCGCCATCCGGGCCGAGATCGCGCGCGTGCAGAAGGACGGCATCGGCGAGGCCGAGCTGAAACGGGCGCTGGCGCAACTGGTCGCCAGTCAGGTGTACAAGCTCGACTCGATGTTCGGCCAGGCCATGGAAATCGGCCAGACCGAGTCGGCCGGAATTCCCTATCAGCAGATCGAGCGCATGCTCGACAAGTTGCAGAAGGTTACGGCGGCCGAGGTGCAGGCCGTCGCCCGCAAGTATTTCACCGACGACCGGCTGACCGTCGGCAGCCTCGATCCGCAGCCGCTAGCCAGCAAGCCGCGCCGGGCCGCCGTCGCCACCCGTCACTGAGTTGCGCAAAATGAGCCTGAAAAAACTGTTGACCGCTACGCTGGCTTTTTTTGCCATGCAGCTTGCCGAGGCCGGCGTGGCCATCGAGCACTGGGTGACGCCGTCCGGGGCGCGCGTCTATTTCGTCGCCAGCCGGGTGTTGCCGATGCTCGACGTGCAGGTCGATTTCGCCGCCGGTTCGATGTTCGATCCGGCCGACAAGTCGGGGCTGGCCGCACTGACGCGCGCGGTGCTCGATCTCGGTGCGGGCAGTCGCGACGAGAGTGATATTGCCGAGCAGCTTGCCGACCTCGGCGCCACGCTTGCCGGCGGCGCCGATACCGATCGTGCCAGCATCTCCCTGCGTACCTTGTCGGCACTGGACAAGCGCAGCGAAGCGCTCGACGTCCTGCGTGCCGTCCTGCAGGAACCGCGCTTCGACGACGCCGTCGTGGTGCGCGAGCAGGCGCGCACCATCGCCAGCTTGAAGGATGCGGCGACACGGCCGGATGCGATTGCCGGCAAGGCCTTCTGGGCAGCGATGTATCCGAAGCATCCCTATGGTCGGCAGGCGACGCCGGAGTCGGTGGCGACGTTGAGCCGCGAGGATCTGCTGGCTTTTCATGCGCGTTATTACAACGCCGCGAATGCGACGATCACGCTGGTCGGCGACCTGTCGCGAGCCGAGGCCGAAGCGGTCGCCGAATCGCTCGCGGCCGGTCTGCCGCAGGGCGAGGCGGCGGTCTTGCCGGCGCCGCCGCAAAAAGTGCGCGGCAAGGTCACGAAAATTGCCCATCCGGCCAGCCAGGCGCATGTCTATATCGGCCTGCCCGCGGTCGAGCGCGGCAATCCGGATTATTTTCCGCTGCTGGTCGGCAATTACACGCTGGGCGGTGGCGGCTTCGTGTCGCGCCTGATGCAGGAAGTGCGCGAAAAACGCGGCTACGCCTACAGCGTGTATAGCTATTTCTCACCGCTGCGCCAGGCAGGACCGTTCCAGATCGGCCTGCAGACCAAGGGCTCGCAGGCGCGCGAGGCAACCCGGCTGGCGCGCGACGTGCTCGAAGGCTTTCTCAAGGTCGGCCCGAGCGAAGACGAATTGGTGGCGGCCAAGGCCAATCTGACCGGCAGCTTCCCGCTGCGCCTGGACAGCAACAAGAAGCTGCTCGACAACGTTGCGGCGCTCGGCTTCTACGGCCTGCCGCTCGATTATCTCGAGCAATATCAGGCAAAAGTGCAGGCGGTAACGGTCGACCAGGTAAAACAGGCGTTTTTCCGCCATGTCAAACCGGTCGATCTGATGACCGTAACGGTGGCTGGCGAATGAACTCGGTGCGTATCATCGGCGGACAGTGGCGCCGCCGTGTCCTCAAGTTCCCCGACAGCGAAGGCCTGCGCCCGACGCCGGACCGGGTGCGCGAGACGCTGTTCAACTGGCTCGGCCAGGAACTCGACGGCTGGCATTGCCTCGATCTTTTCGCCGGCAGCGGCGCGCTGGGTTTCGAAGCGGCTTCGCGCGGCGCGGCAAAAGTGGTGATGATCGAGCAGGCGCCGCGCGTGCTGGCGGCGCTGCACGCCAACGCCGAAATGATCGGTGCGGCGAGTGCGGTAGAGATACGGCGCGGGGATGCGATACAATATTTGTCCTCGACGAAAGTGAAATTTGATCTGATCTTCCTCGATCCACCCTATAACAAGGGCTGGATTCCGCGCCTGGAGCCGCTTTTGCCCGGTGTCTTGAACGAAGGTGCAGTGCTCTATGTCGAAGCAGAACATGAATTGGAAGCCTTGGGGGAGTGGCGCACGGTGCGCCACGGCAAGGCGGGTGAAGTGCATTTTCACTTGATGCGGCGGGCAGACGTTTGAACAAACTCAATCATCGCGTAGCGATCTATCCGGGGACTTTCGACCCGATCACCCGTGGCCACGAGGATCTCGTGCGGCGGGCGGCCGGTTTGTTCGATCGCCTGATCCTGGCGATCGCCGAAAGCCCGTCGAAGCAGCCGCGCTTTGCGTTGGCTGACCGTGTCGCGATGGCCAGCGAGATTCTGGCCGATGTCGGCAATGTCGAGATTGTCGGTTTCAACACGCTGCTCATGGACTTCGTGCATGAGCAGGGTGCCAAGGTTGTTGTGCGCGGCCTGCGTGCCATTTCCGACTTTGAGTACGAGTTCCAGATGGCCGGCATGAACCGCAGCGTTTATCCGGAAGTCGAAACGGTGTTCCTGACACCCGGCGAGCAATACATGTTCATCTCCGCCACCATGGTTCGCGAAATCGCGCGCCTGGGCGGCGATGTCAGCAAATTTGTCCAACCTTGTGTAGAAAAGCGCCTGCGGGCGAAAACCTGAGTTTATTGAGAGAGGAAGAAAGACCATGTCTCTGATCATCACCGACGAGTGCATCAACTGCGATGTCTGCGAACCGGAATGCCCGAACGAAGCAATTTCGCAGGGTGAAGAAATCTATGTAATCGACCCCAACAAGTGCACCGAGTGCGTCGGTCACTACGACGAGCCGCAGTGCGTCCAGGTCTGTCCGGTGGATTGCATCCCCAAGGACGAAGCTCACGTCGAGACCCAGGACATGCTCTGGGTCAAGTACGAAAAGCTCACGGGCAACAAGCGCGCCTGAGTTGTTTTTCAGGACAACAAAAAACCCGCGAATTTCGCGGGTTTTTTGTTGTTGACCGTTGCGCTTCGTGTTTCAGGCGGCGCGCAGTTCCTGGTTGCCTTTGACCGGTTGCAGCATGTCGCGGACGTGCGCGGTGATGTCTTCCAGTGCCTGGCTTTGCTGTAGCAGATTGTTTTCAACGATCTGCAGTTCGGCGATGCGGTCTTCCAGCGTGTCGGTGGCCTGGTGGATACGCTTGATGCTTTCGAGGCGACGCTTCAATTGGATCTGGTGTTCGCGGACCTGGGTTTCCATCGGCGCCATGATCGTGCGCAGCCAGGTTTCGGCGTCGCGGTTGGCGTGTTCGAAGGCGCGACGGACCTGGATGGCGACTTCGTCGAAGAACTTCTGGGTGATGTTCTTCTTGTCGTGCGTCAGCAGGCTGACCATGTTGCTGAGATGCGTGTCACACCAGGCTTCCAGGCGATCGAGTTCCTTTTCGTAACGGAGCAGCGAGAAGGTGGTCGGCGTGCCGAGCTTGAGGCCGTGTTCGACGGCAAAGCGCTTGTATACCGCTTCCATCATGGCGAGGATTTCACTGATTTCGCCATTCGATTTGCGCAGCGCTTCGCGCGAACTGCCGAAGAAATTGGCCATCGCCTCGGACAGGGTGCGCGAGAAAACGGCATCCTGCATGGTCGAGCGGGTGTCGCGGGTCATCTGGCGTAGGCTGTCGATGCCAAGGTGACCAAACAGCTTGTTGGTCAGTGTCGAGAACACGCTGCGCACGGCGTAGTAGCGTTGCAGGCCGGATTCGAACTCTTCCTTTTCGGTGCGAATCTTACCCATCATGTATTCGACGACGCCCTTGTTCTTGCCGCGCAGTTCGGTCAGCTCTGCCAGTTGCTCGCGCAGACCGGCGAGGCGGGAGTCGAGCAGGCCGAGGGCGCGCTGGCTGACGTCGGAAAACTCGCTGTTGGTGCTTTCGCTGACGATGTCGCGCTTGGCCGGAATCAGTTCGTCGGAGAGGGCGGCTTCGAGCAGCGGCAAGCGGCTGCGTTCGAGCAGCACGTCGTCGCCGTTGATCTTGGCGACCAGGCCCTTTTGCGCCGAGACCGGGAAAACCTGACTGGCCGGCAAATCGAGGATGGCGGCGCTGGTTTCGACCTGTTTGCGGATCTCGGCCTCGATTTCGGCTTCGCCCTTCAGTTCGTCCCACTGGCCGTCGATCTTGTTGAGGACGACCATGCGACCGCGCCGGGTGGTGCCGCCGCCGCAGATGTGTTCCTTCCAGATCGCCAGGTCGGACTGCGTGACGCCGGTGTCGGCAGCGAGAATGAAGAGCACGGCATGCGCATTGGGGAGCAGCGACAGGGTCAGTTCCGGTTCGGCGCCGATCGCGTTGAGGCCCGGCGTGTCGAGGATGACCAGGCCCTGCTTGAGCAGCGGATGCGGGAAATTGATCACGGCGTGGCGCCAGCGCGGGATTTCAACCAGGCCGTCGTCGCCGACAGGATAAAGGTCGATTTCGCCGGCGCCGACATCGAAGCCGAGGCGGGCGGCGTCTTCCGGTGCGACCCGGGTCGTTTCGCTGACATGGCGCAGCGCTTCCTGCATGGCTTCCGGCGACTCGGTGTCGAGGCGAACCGTGGTCCATTCGTCGGCAAAGCCCTTGTATTCGGTGACGCTGGAGTTCGAGGCGCGCGTCTGGATCGGCAGCAGTTCGATGCAGGGGCGCTTGTTGGCGTCGAAGAGCAGTTCGGTCGGGCACATCGTTGTGCGGCCGGCCGAGGAGGGCAGCATGCGGTTGCCGTAGTCGGCAAAGAAGATGGCGTTGATCAGTTCCGACTTGCCGCGCGAGAACTCGGCGACGAAGGCAACGTTCAGACGGTCTTCGCGCAGGCGCTCGAGCAACTGGTTGAGGCGCAGGTCGGTCTGGGCGTCGGACAGTTCGTTATGCGACAGCCAGCTCTGGAATTCGCCGATATAAACGGCGAGGCGGGCGCGCCAGGAGGAGTAGGCGGCGAATTGGTTGGCTAACGACATATTGAGAGCACCGTAGATGCGATCGGACGTTTCAATTTAGCATAAATACATGGGCTTGCCGTCACAAATTAATGCTGGCAGCCAGGGCAGTAGAAGGTGCTGCGGCCGGCCTGGCGGACTTGTCTGACGACGCCGTCACAGCGGATGCAGGGCTGGCCGTCACGTCCGTAAACCGCGACCTGGATCTGGAACCAGCCGCTGCTGCCGTCGCTGTGCATGTAATCGCGAATGGTGGTCCCGCCCGCCGCGATGGCTTCGCTCAATGTTTCGCGAATCGCCGGGACGAGCAGCCCGTAGCGCGCCCGGCTGATCTTGTTGGCGGCGCGCAGCGGCGAAATGCCCGCCCGGAACAGGCTTTCGGCGGCATAGATGTTGCCGATGCCGACGATATGGTGGCTGTCCATCAGCACCGGTTTGATCGGTCCGCTGCGCTTCGAATTCGCCGCGTACAGCCAGTCGACCGTAAAGGCGTCGGAAAGTGGTTCGATGCCCTGATTGGCGAGCAGCGGATGGCTTTCTGTCGTTTCCGGCGGGCCGGGTTGCCAGAGCACGACGCCAAAGCGGCGCGGATCGGTGAAGCGCAGGATCTGGTCGCTAAGGAGCAGGTCGAAATGGTCGTGTTTTTCCGGGGCGCTGCCGGACGGCATGAAGCGCAGCTTGCCCGACATGCCGAGGTGGATGATCAGGCTGCCCTCGACGCCGTCGCGCCGGCAGTCGATCAGCAGGTATTTGCCGCGCCGGCGCACGGCGAGCATCCGGCAGCCCGGCAACAGTTCGGTCAGCTCGGTCGGAATCGTCTGGCGCAGCTTGGGTGCCCGGATCACGACGCCCTTGATCAGGGCTTTTTCCAGCGTCGGCTGCAGGCCGCGCCGACACACTTCCACTTCCGGCAATTCCGGCATTGCTTGTTCCCCCGTCGATTCCCAAATAACATCGCAAACTTAACGGATTTTATGCGCTCCAATGCGCAAGCCCTCACCGAAAGCACGCCATGCAACCGAAGTTTATCGTCGCCGCCCTGACTCTCGCCCTCGGTCTGACCCATGCGGTCCCCGGGCTGGCGGCTGGCGAAGTCACGGCAAAGGCTGGCAAGCGGGTTCCGGCGCAGGGGGCGGCGCAATCCTCCGAAGATGTCCTGGCGCGCAGCGTTTTCCAGGCGCTGGTTGGCGAATTCGCCTTGCAGCGTGGCGACATCCGCTTCGGTCTGGATGCCTGGAACGACCTGGCGCGGCGCACGCGCGATCCGAAAGTGATCGAGCGCGCCGTTGAAGTTGCCGGTTTTGCCCGCCAGTATGACCAGGCTCTCGAGCTGGCCAAGCTCTGGCAGGAGGTCGAGCCGGATTCGGCCAAGGCGCAGCAGGCACAATCCTCCCTGCTGGTGATGGCGAATCGTCTCGACGATCTGGCGCCACAACTGGCCAAGCTGATCGCCGATGATCAGCCGAATGTCGCGGCCAACCTGATGCAACTCAATCGCATGCTGGCCCGTCAGCCGGACAAAAAAGCCGTACAGCAGCTGGTCGACCGTATCGCCGCCGCTTACGACAGCCTGCCGGAAGCGCATTTCGCGATGTCGCAGGCGGCCGCGAATGCCGGTGATCCGGCGCGCGCCCAGAGCGAGGCGGAAAAGGCATTGTTGCAGCGCCCCGACTGGGAGGCGGCGGCGCTGGTGCGCGCCCAGTTGCAGGTGCGTCTGTCGGCAGCGCAGGCGATCGACGGACTGCAGGTTTTTGTCGAGCGTTATCCGGCGGCGCAGGATGCCCGCCTGATGCTGGCCCGCCTGCTGATTACCGAAAAACGCTACAGTGAGGCGCGCGGCCATTTCGATCGTTTGCTCAAAGAGGCGCCGGACAGTCCCGAGGTGATTTATCCAGTGGCCATGCTGGCGCTGCAGCAGGGTGACGTGGCGACCGGTCGGCAGCAGCTGGAACGCTTGCTGCAGACCGCCTTCCCCGACAAGAGCGCGGTGCATTTCTTTCTTGGGCAACTCGACGAAGAGCAGGCCAAGCCTGATGCCGCGCTGGCGCACTACCGCCAGGTCACGGCCGGCGATCAATACCTGACGGCGCGTTCGCGCGCCGCCCAGATCCTGCGGCAGCAGGGCAAGATCGAGGAAGCGCGCGAATTCCTGCATAACGCCGGGGTGACGCCGACCGAAAAGGTCCAGTTCCTGCTGGCTGAAGCCCAGTTGTTGCGCGAAGCCGGTCGCGAGTCCGATGCCTTGGCCTTGCTCGAAAGCGCCCTGCAGCGCCAGCCGGACAATCTCGAGTTGCT carries:
- the ftsX gene encoding permease-like cell division protein FtsX; amino-acid sequence: MNAWLSQHQAALSSALRRLWSTPLNTLLSLLVIGIALTLPGFGYVLLDNLRDLGRNASGVQQISLFMQIDASKKDVDEISTRLRQAPNSTWRFVPKEEALKRMQTSEGMADIVASLPRNPLPDAFIIEPANTEPEKLEILRREITGWPKVAHVQLDSAWVKRFDAFLKLGKLALWMLAGIFGAGLVAVTFNTIRLQVMAQAAEIEVARMIGATDAFIRRPFYYFGALQGALGGLLAALLVIGALRLLAGPVGDLAGLYGASFSLRAPGFAAIGVLTGAGAFLGWLGAQLSVSLSLRKFD
- a CDS encoding M48 family metalloprotease produces the protein MHKPYQFNAASLKAAVSTASIVILVAACNGNANTVMNSDKTTGLASAAFKAATLSDAEVKELSDKSCAALDAEAKVAAPKSKEALRLAKIVKGMPGEVNGTAINYKVYVTKDVNAWAMNNGCVRVYSGLLTLMNDDEVRGVIGHEIGHVALGHAKAAMQTAYTASAARQLAAASGNQTVAALSTSQLGELTEKLVNAQFSQIQESAADDYSFDLLTTAKLKRDGLVTAFEKLAKLGNNSSMFSSHPPSSERAQRMRERLAAKPTAAAKK
- a CDS encoding FAD-dependent oxidoreductase — its product is MTKPVAARGGFSRRDFLCTLGAGALAGCAPAGKPALPPGETFGMTQTLGHRLLAGNFPAPDAIRHTGTLIVGGGISGLSAARKLARAAVDDFLVLEMESEAGGNSRAGHSPLVAYPWGAHYLPLPGPEARDVRELLAELGVLQGDPGAVKPVYDERYLCATPQERIYRNGLWQEGLLPQRGLDAGEREQQQRFHAHMQELKQARGKDGRRRFALPMALSSRDADWLALDRIPFSQWLNANGYTAPSLHWLANYACRDDYGSDYRQTSAWAGLHYFACRNGEAANAAPDAVLTAPEGNAWLARGLAASAGERIRSNSLVWRIMEDKHGLTVDVLENDKSIRYQARQLIWAAPAFILPRVWPDMPGDLKSAAQTGEYSPWLTANLHLADFPEERHGAPLAWDNVLHDSPGLGYIVATHQLIRRQQRGTVFTYYRALHDMAPAAGRRLLLETPRETWAEGILAELERVHPDIRRQTTRLDIFRNGHAMRRPTPGSLFSGQREKLAGFRSPRIALAHADLSGFSLFEEALDRGVTAAERLMRA
- a CDS encoding M16 family metallopeptidase, with protein sequence MQQLLPFLLAPWLLTAAHANPFETTLQNGLRIIVKEDHRAPTAVQMVWYRVGSIDEVDGASGVAHVLEHMMFKGTPSVGPGEFNKRVAAAGGKDNAFTSRDYTAYFQQVPKEKLADVMQLEADRMRHLNVDAREFAQEIKVVMEERRMRTDDAPEAKLFEQMNAVAFQAHPYRRPVIGWMSDLEQMSAADARAWYDTWYVPNNAYVVISGDVEHAEVFALAEQYYGSLEGRDLPRRKSQIEPQQEGERRITVKAPAELPVLIMGYKAPVLRDVEKESEPYALEMLASVLDGHDAARFNKKLVREDKVALEIGIEYEATARGPGMFYFSGTPSEGHTVADLEAAIRAEIARVQKDGIGEAELKRALAQLVASQVYKLDSMFGQAMEIGQTESAGIPYQQIERMLDKLQKVTAAEVQAVARKYFTDDRLTVGSLDPQPLASKPRRAAVATRH
- a CDS encoding cell division ATP-binding protein FtsE, giving the protein MILASNLSKRYPGGHEALREVSFEISAGQMTLITGHSGAGKTTLVKLLASVERPTSGSLVVNGQNLSALRRSAIPYLRRNFGLVFQDQKLLFDRSALDNVLLPLQIVGLPHREAVRRARAALDKVGLLAREKAMPIALSGGEQQRLAIARAVVNRPTILLADEPTGNLDAESARDILEIFSAFHQVGVTVVVATHDQSWVERYHPNVLRLDHGRVVA
- the ftsY gene encoding signal recognition particle-docking protein FtsY; the encoded protein is MFSFLKKSAPETKADAPAPAEAAPSWRERLFKGLAKTRAQLGGKLKSIFARGKVDDELLEELETLLLTSDCGVEATQHLLDELKKAAKRDKLDTPDAIQQALANALLATLQPLEQPLDVGTHKPFVIMIAGVNGAGKTTSIGKLAKYFQNQGKSVLLAAGDTFRAAAREQLETWGERNNVTVIAQDNGDPAAVVFDAISAAKARGIDVVLADTAGRLPTQLHLMEEIAKVRRVIQKVEPSGPHETLLVLDANIGQNALQQVKAFDKAINVTGLVLTKLDGSAKGGVVAAIARQCPKPIRFIGVGEQIDDLRPFSARDFVEALFE